Genomic DNA from Candidatus Obscuribacterales bacterium:
TCACACAGAAACACTAGGTCATAGCGCGAGGCACAGCGATCCGCTAGCTCCACCAGATGGGATGTAGCGGTGCCATGGTAGTAGTGGGAGAAGCGGTAGGTGGTAAGAGCGTTGGTATCGGTGAAGAGGTAGCGATTCGCTTGAGTCAGTTGGATGTCTTCTCGCTCTAGATGACCCGTAGCAATGTCTTCAAGCTGCTCTAGGGATAGCCGCCGTTCCACCTGATGGGTTTCCCAATAGTCCCTGCCGTATTCTGGCATCCAGATCGTGCTGTAGTGGCGGGCTAGGGCTTCAGCGAGAGTCGTTTTACCCGTGGAGGGTGCCCCTAGAAAGACAACATGGGTGATTAGATCCCGATAGACCAGCGGATCTAGGAACTGGCGGTATTGGTAAGGGTTGGCGCGTACTTGGGTAGCTGAGATAGGGACAGCGGTACGGTTTGCCCAGGTTGATTGGGGTGTCCAGTCGACTAAACGGTTTACAGCTCCTAGCGCCTGACTCATGTGTTCTCCATAAAACTCTCTGGAGTAGAAGTGAGTCACGCTGAGGCCCTGAAGCTGTTCCAAAATATAGGTTTCGTGGGCTTGCTTGATTTCAGGGGTATCGCCGATCTCGGTTGGCCCATCCCAGGCTTCAATGACCCTAACCGTTGGGCATAGTTGACGAATCCAGTTAGCCCTGATGGAGAGCGGTACAGCCGTTGTTTCGGGGCAATCATAGACCATGACGATCACCTC
This window encodes:
- a CDS encoding AAA family ATPase — encoded protein: EVIVMVYDCPETTAVPLSIRANWIRQLCPTVRVIEAWDGPTEIGDTPEIKQAHETYILEQLQGLSVTHFYSREFYGEHMSQALGAVNRLVDWTPQSTWANRTAVPISATQVRANPYQYRQFLDPLVYRDLITHVVFLGAPSTGKTTLAEALARHYSTIWMPEYGRDYWETHQVERRLSLEQLEDIATGHLEREDIQLTQANRYLFTDTNALTTYRFSHYYHGTATSHLVELADRCASRYDLVFLCETDIPYDDTWDRSGKGNRAVFQKQIINDLVVRKIPFFRVRGDLQTRIGYVERILAQFEKYHNLLEHFQVAND